In Methanoculleus sp. SDB, a single window of DNA contains:
- the rpl24p gene encoding 50S ribosomal protein L24 (assembly initiator protein; binds to 5' end of 23S rRNA and nucleates assembly of the 50S; surrounds polypeptide exit tunnel) encodes MVRILSKQPRTQRKIRYNAPLHQRGKFLCAPLDSALQSQYGTRSVRIVKGDTVKVLRGDFHGETGVVDGVSLKTSRILVHGVSVTKADGTEVPRPVDPSNVQVTKLNLKDKSRESRIRRA; translated from the coding sequence ATGGTACGAATCTTAAGCAAACAACCGAGAACACAGAGAAAGATCCGCTACAATGCACCGCTCCACCAGCGCGGTAAATTCCTCTGCGCACCGCTGGATTCCGCTCTTCAATCGCAGTACGGGACCCGCTCGGTCCGCATCGTGAAAGGCGATACGGTGAAAGTGCTCCGCGGTGATTTTCATGGGGAAACGGGTGTTGTTGACGGTGTCAGCCTGAAAACATCCCGGATTCTGGTGCACGGCGTATCTGTCACGAAGGCCGACGGCACGGAAGTGCCCCGGCCCGTTGATCCGTCGAATGTTCAGGTCACCAAACTGAACCTGAAGGATAAATCGCGGGAGAGCCGCATCAGGAGGGCCTGA
- the rpl30p gene encoding 50S ribosomal protein L30 (L30 binds domain II of the 23S rRNA and the 5S rRNA; similar to eukaryotic protein L7), producing MYAIVQVRGVVKTPREIKDTLKMLRLHHINHCVLVPDTPAYLGMIRKVKDFVAYGEADADMIAEILRTRGRLTGNIRLTDEYVKENSQFADIDDLARALCNGEAAMTAVPGLKPVMRLHPPRKGFRSIKRTYQQGGALGYYGQEINQLLHKMR from the coding sequence ATGTACGCAATAGTTCAGGTGCGCGGTGTCGTCAAGACCCCGCGAGAGATCAAGGACACGCTGAAAATGCTGCGTCTTCATCATATCAACCACTGCGTGCTCGTACCGGATACACCCGCATACCTCGGGATGATCAGGAAAGTGAAGGACTTCGTCGCGTACGGCGAGGCGGATGCCGACATGATTGCCGAGATTCTCCGCACCCGCGGCCGACTCACGGGGAACATCCGGCTCACCGACGAGTATGTGAAGGAAAACTCGCAGTTTGCCGACATCGATGACCTTGCCCGGGCGCTCTGCAACGGCGAAGCGGCAATGACGGCAGTACCCGGCCTTAAGCCGGTAATGCGGCTGCACCCGCCCCGGAAAGGATTCCGCTCAATCAAGCGGACCTATCAGCAGGGCGGTGCGCTTGGATACTACGGGCAGGAGATCAATCAGCTCCTGCATAAAATGAGGTGA
- a CDS encoding 30S ribosomal protein S17: MALKTGLNVKAPEQECTDVNCPFHGTLPVRGQVITGKVVSDRMRDSVVVVRDYLHYVKKYKRYEKRSSKLHAHSPPCLNVKAGDTVRIAECRPLSKTKTFVVVEVLPE; encoded by the coding sequence ATGGCTTTAAAAACAGGATTAAACGTCAAGGCTCCCGAACAGGAATGCACTGACGTGAATTGTCCATTTCACGGCACTTTACCGGTGCGCGGCCAGGTGATTACCGGTAAGGTCGTGAGTGACCGGATGCGGGATTCCGTCGTCGTCGTACGGGACTACCTGCATTATGTGAAAAAATACAAGCGGTATGAAAAACGAAGTTCCAAGCTTCATGCGCACAGCCCCCCGTGTCTTAACGTTAAGGCCGGTGACACCGTCAGGATTGCCGAGTGCAGGCCTCTCTCGAAGACCAAGACCTTTGTCGTTGTGGAGGTGCTTCCGGAATGA
- a CDS encoding 30S ribosomal protein S5, with amino-acid sequence MAWEKEEWIPLTGLGKAVAAGQVANLDDVLESGRPIKEPQIVDYFLPDLEDEVLDINMVQRMTDSGRRVKFRCVVVVGNKNGYIGFGQAKDAQVGNGIKKAIENAKLNLIKVKRGCGSWECGCGVGHSIPVEVEGKAGSVSVTLKPAPQGIGLVTGDIGKKVLELAGIKDVWSYTSGHTRTTINYAKATFEALRQTNLIRMGGSE; translated from the coding sequence ATGGCTTGGGAAAAGGAAGAATGGATTCCTCTCACCGGCCTGGGAAAAGCGGTTGCTGCCGGACAGGTTGCGAATCTCGACGACGTGCTCGAGAGCGGCAGGCCAATCAAGGAACCACAGATCGTGGATTATTTCCTTCCCGATCTTGAAGACGAAGTTCTCGATATCAACATGGTGCAGCGGATGACCGATAGCGGAAGGCGCGTGAAGTTCCGCTGCGTGGTTGTTGTCGGTAACAAAAACGGATATATCGGGTTCGGACAGGCGAAGGATGCCCAGGTAGGGAACGGAATTAAAAAGGCGATCGAGAATGCAAAGCTGAACCTGATCAAGGTCAAGCGCGGCTGCGGCAGCTGGGAATGCGGCTGTGGCGTCGGGCACTCGATCCCCGTCGAGGTGGAGGGCAAGGCAGGCAGTGTCAGTGTTACCCTCAAACCCGCCCCGCAGGGTATCGGGCTCGTGACGGGCGATATCGGAAAGAAAGTGCTCGAACTTGCCGGGATAAAGGATGTCTGGTCCTATACCAGCGGACATACCCGGACGACGATCAACTATGCCAAAGCGACGTTTGAGGCGCTGCGGCAGACCAACCTGATAAGGATGGGAGGTTCCGAGTAA
- a CDS encoding 50S ribosomal protein L14, with product MKAKQSRTPRALATGSRLTCADNTGARVIEIVSVDRFHGVRRRQPKMGLGDMGTMSVKKGTPDMRRKLVKAVIIRQKKEIRRINGLRLSFEDNAAVVTNERGEPRGTEIKGPVAREVAERFPKIGSMATIIV from the coding sequence ATGAAAGCGAAACAGTCCCGGACCCCCCGCGCTCTTGCGACGGGTTCGCGGCTTACCTGCGCCGACAACACCGGTGCCCGCGTCATTGAGATAGTCTCTGTGGACAGGTTTCACGGGGTCCGTCGGCGTCAGCCGAAGATGGGTCTCGGTGACATGGGAACGATGAGCGTGAAGAAGGGAACGCCCGACATGCGCAGAAAGCTGGTAAAAGCGGTTATCATCCGACAAAAGAAGGAAATCCGCCGTATCAACGGGCTCCGTCTGTCCTTTGAGGACAATGCCGCCGTTGTGACGAACGAGCGCGGCGAACCCCGCGGCACCGAGATCAAGGGACCGGTGGCACGTGAAGTTGCCGAGCGCTTCCCGAAGATCGGGTCCATGGCGACTATCATTGTATGA
- a CDS encoding 50S ribosomal protein L18, whose translation MATGPRYFVPFRRRKEGKTDYYQRMKLLLSEKPRMVVRKTNRQIIIQLVEADLIGDRTLVAAYSTELTGFGYTGAIANTPAAYLTGILFAVKAQKAGYEEAILDIGLNRASVGARVFAALKGAVEAGLDVPFGESILPDDDRVRGAHIEAYAPERAGNLVQNVEETAEKIKQELV comes from the coding sequence ATGGCAACGGGACCGCGATATTTTGTCCCATTCCGGAGACGGAAAGAGGGGAAAACAGATTACTATCAACGCATGAAATTGCTCCTCTCTGAAAAACCCCGGATGGTCGTTCGGAAAACGAACCGCCAGATCATCATCCAGCTGGTTGAAGCCGATCTGATCGGTGACCGGACTCTGGTCGCAGCCTACTCAACGGAGCTGACCGGTTTCGGTTACACGGGAGCGATTGCCAATACGCCGGCCGCATACCTCACCGGCATTTTGTTTGCCGTGAAAGCGCAGAAGGCGGGATATGAGGAAGCAATTCTCGATATCGGGCTGAACCGCGCCTCGGTTGGAGCACGGGTGTTCGCAGCGCTGAAAGGCGCCGTAGAGGCCGGCCTCGATGTGCCGTTCGGTGAGAGCATCCTTCCCGACGATGATCGTGTCAGGGGGGCGCATATCGAAGCATATGCGCCGGAACGTGCGGGAAATCTCGTGCAGAACGTCGAAGAAACAGCAGAAAAAATAAAGCAGGAGCTGGTGTGA
- a CDS encoding preprotein translocase subunit SecY (Sec61alpha; forms heterotrimeric complex in the membrane; in archaea the complex is similar to the eukaryotic complex and consists of Sec61alpha which forms the channel pore and Sec61gamma and Sec61beta; the beta subunit is not essential) has protein sequence MGAMLDQLEPLLAAMPAVRSPEGHVHFKNKLLWTLAVLIIYFMLTNIPVFGLDTNAQDIFQYYRALLAGANGSIVHLGIGPIVTASIVLQLLKGADLLTIDTSDARGQVMYMGLQKLLIFVMIIFEAAPNVIGGFLQPDLGIADAFFGGNAAALSFVIFLQICLGGLLIFLLDEVVTKWGMGSGVGLFIVAGISQGLINGFLNWLPVNDPYPVGFFPRLIAVIGDGANFLEYFGTDLLAFVTTIAIFLVIVYVESTRVEIPLAHTAVRGARARFPVKLIYASVLPMILVRVLQANVQMLGLFLNNIGITVLGRFQGQTPVDGLMYFLAPIYGPQDWMWWTTDLGHAPWEVILRLGIDISIMVVGGAIFALFWVKTAGLDSSHVARQIQMSGMHIPGFRRNLSVLEKYLDRYIPRITVIGGIFIGLLSVFANLFGVIGAVGGTGLLLTVSIVYRLYEEIASEQIMEMYPFMRGFFGKE, from the coding sequence ATGGGAGCGATGCTGGATCAGTTAGAGCCGCTCCTCGCCGCGATGCCCGCGGTCAGGAGCCCAGAAGGTCATGTCCACTTTAAAAACAAACTCCTGTGGACGCTGGCAGTTCTGATCATATATTTTATGCTGACAAATATTCCGGTTTTCGGACTCGATACCAATGCACAGGATATCTTTCAGTATTACCGTGCACTTCTCGCAGGTGCGAACGGGTCCATCGTGCATCTCGGTATCGGGCCGATTGTCACCGCATCTATCGTGCTGCAGCTCCTGAAGGGTGCCGATCTTCTCACCATCGATACGAGCGACGCCCGTGGGCAGGTCATGTACATGGGGCTGCAGAAACTGCTGATCTTTGTCATGATCATCTTTGAGGCGGCTCCGAACGTCATCGGCGGGTTTCTCCAGCCTGATCTCGGCATTGCAGACGCATTCTTCGGTGGAAACGCAGCTGCGCTCTCCTTTGTCATCTTCCTCCAGATATGCCTCGGTGGGTTGCTGATCTTTTTACTGGACGAAGTCGTGACCAAATGGGGCATGGGGTCCGGTGTGGGTCTCTTTATTGTTGCCGGAATTTCACAGGGGCTCATCAACGGATTTTTAAACTGGCTCCCGGTCAATGATCCGTATCCGGTCGGCTTCTTTCCGCGCCTTATCGCAGTTATCGGTGACGGGGCAAATTTCCTCGAATATTTCGGGACGGATCTTCTCGCATTCGTCACGACGATTGCCATCTTTCTGGTCATCGTCTACGTGGAGTCGACCCGTGTGGAGATTCCGCTTGCTCATACCGCAGTCCGCGGTGCACGGGCGCGTTTTCCGGTCAAACTGATCTACGCGAGCGTGCTGCCGATGATCCTCGTCCGCGTCCTGCAGGCGAACGTGCAGATGCTTGGTCTCTTCCTCAACAACATCGGGATTACTGTTCTCGGACGGTTTCAGGGCCAGACACCCGTCGACGGGCTGATGTATTTCCTGGCTCCCATTTACGGACCGCAGGACTGGATGTGGTGGACGACCGACCTTGGCCATGCGCCATGGGAGGTTATTTTACGATTGGGGATCGATATCTCAATCATGGTCGTTGGCGGCGCCATCTTCGCTCTGTTCTGGGTGAAGACAGCGGGCCTCGATTCATCACATGTAGCACGCCAGATTCAGATGAGCGGGATGCACATTCCCGGATTCCGCCGCAACCTGTCAGTTCTGGAAAAGTACCTCGACCGGTACATTCCACGGATTACTGTCATCGGCGGTATCTTCATCGGGCTGCTCTCCGTGTTCGCAAACCTCTTTGGTGTTATCGGAGCGGTCGGGGGTACAGGGCTCCTCCTAACGGTCAGTATTGTATACCGCCTCTACGAGGAGATCGCGAGTGAACAGATCATGGAGATGTATCCCTTCATGCGTGGCTTCTTTGGAAAGGAGTGA
- a CDS encoding 50S ribosomal protein L32e, which translates to MADEIKRLIRARARNRATFKRQGLSRKKKLDDTWRRPRGLQSKQRKQYRAKGRHPKPGFGAPASVRGYHPSGYEEVRVCNVADLEGLDAATQAVRIAGTVGNRKREAIQVKSLEYGLKVLNPKEIVSPEAEVTDDE; encoded by the coding sequence ATGGCGGATGAGATTAAGAGGCTGATTCGGGCGCGTGCCCGCAACCGTGCAACGTTCAAACGCCAGGGATTAAGCCGGAAAAAGAAGCTTGATGATACATGGCGGAGACCGCGTGGACTGCAGAGCAAGCAGCGTAAACAGTACCGTGCAAAGGGACGCCACCCGAAACCCGGGTTCGGAGCACCTGCATCGGTCCGCGGGTATCATCCGAGCGGATACGAGGAAGTTCGTGTATGCAACGTCGCCGATCTTGAGGGGCTCGACGCAGCCACCCAGGCGGTGCGTATTGCAGGGACTGTCGGAAACCGCAAACGCGAGGCAATTCAGGTAAAATCTCTTGAATATGGCCTGAAAGTCCTCAATCCAAAAGAGATTGTCTCTCCGGAAGCGGAGGTGACGGACGATGAGTGA
- a CDS encoding 30S ribosomal protein S4e: MSHHLKRLTTPDSWRIAKKANTFVTKTAPGPHNAGAMPVAVWLRDHMGIARTMKEIKKILTDRAIIVNGKICTDPKLGIGIFDIISIPKMEKHYRILLNKNGDFVSIPISEEAAATRLCKIRNKTIIRDGQIQLNLLYGANVLTDSQQYRPRDSIVLSIGGTDFFTIIDHFPYAVGNMAMVIGGRHSGKVGRIVEIREVPGSTPNRVILEDKEGSDRFDTIDNYVFMVGREEPAVSEWGIEQ; this comes from the coding sequence ATGTCACATCACTTGAAACGCCTGACCACGCCCGATTCATGGCGAATCGCGAAAAAGGCGAACACATTTGTCACGAAGACCGCCCCCGGACCCCATAATGCCGGTGCAATGCCGGTTGCAGTATGGCTCCGTGATCACATGGGTATTGCCCGGACGATGAAGGAAATCAAAAAGATCCTCACCGACCGCGCGATCATCGTCAACGGCAAAATCTGCACTGACCCGAAACTTGGCATCGGCATCTTCGATATCATCTCGATTCCGAAAATGGAGAAGCATTACCGCATTCTCCTGAACAAGAACGGTGATTTCGTCTCGATTCCCATCTCGGAAGAGGCTGCAGCGACACGGCTCTGCAAGATCCGCAACAAGACGATCATCAGGGACGGACAGATCCAGCTGAACCTGTTGTATGGGGCGAATGTCCTCACCGACAGCCAGCAGTACCGGCCCCGGGACTCCATCGTGCTGTCGATCGGCGGGACGGATTTCTTCACGATCATCGATCACTTCCCCTATGCCGTTGGCAACATGGCAATGGTGATTGGCGGGCGTCACTCAGGTAAAGTCGGCCGGATTGTCGAGATCAGAGAAGTGCCGGGAAGCACACCCAACCGCGTGATCCTCGAGGATAAGGAAGGAAGTGACCGGTTCGATACGATCGATAACTATGTCTTTATGGTGGGACGGGAGGAGCCTGCCGTCTCTGAATGGGGGATTGAGCAGTGA
- a CDS encoding 30S ribosomal protein S14, with amino-acid sequence MAGEQTGKEAQKSTRKFGRGANECQMCGRKQGLVRRYNIYLCRQCFREWARKIGFKKMD; translated from the coding sequence ATGGCGGGAGAACAGACCGGAAAGGAAGCGCAGAAATCGACACGGAAATTCGGGCGCGGTGCAAACGAATGCCAGATGTGCGGCCGGAAACAGGGCCTCGTACGCCGGTACAACATTTACCTCTGCCGCCAGTGCTTCCGCGAGTGGGCTCGCAAGATAGGCTTTAAGAAGATGGATTGA
- a CDS encoding 50S ribosomal protein L5 translates to MQDVVIDKVVVHMGVGESGEKLVRAEEIMRAITGQQSVRTIAKRTQPAFGIRKGQPIGCKVSLRGKNATAFIETALGIIEKTLSAGQFDINGNVSFGIEEHTDFPGQSYDPMIGIYGMDVTVVMERRGVRIARRNIERKKLPARQRVRREDAIRFMQDAYQVEVQ, encoded by the coding sequence ATGCAGGATGTCGTCATTGACAAGGTCGTTGTCCATATGGGTGTCGGCGAATCCGGAGAGAAGCTGGTGAGGGCCGAGGAGATCATGCGGGCAATCACCGGCCAGCAGTCCGTGCGTACGATTGCAAAGCGGACGCAGCCTGCCTTCGGCATCAGGAAGGGACAGCCTATCGGGTGCAAAGTTTCGCTTCGCGGCAAAAATGCCACCGCGTTTATCGAGACCGCCCTCGGGATCATCGAAAAAACGCTCTCTGCAGGACAGTTCGATATCAACGGCAACGTTTCCTTCGGCATTGAAGAGCACACCGATTTCCCCGGACAGTCATATGATCCGATGATCGGCATCTACGGCATGGACGTCACGGTCGTGATGGAGCGCCGCGGAGTGCGTATTGCCCGTCGGAATATCGAACGAAAGAAACTGCCGGCACGGCAGCGGGTACGTCGCGAGGATGCGATCCGCTTCATGCAGGACGCGTACCAGGTGGAGGTGCAGTAA
- a CDS encoding ribonuclease P, which translates to MITPQNVLRHELIGLSARVVSAPNPCLLGIAGTVVDETRNMLVIETPGGQKKVQKYCTLLDLRLPDDTHVRVDGSALVMQPEKRISMRIRN; encoded by the coding sequence ATGATTACGCCGCAGAACGTGCTCCGGCACGAACTCATCGGGCTGTCCGCCCGCGTTGTATCGGCACCAAATCCCTGTCTTCTGGGGATCGCCGGGACCGTGGTGGATGAGACCCGTAATATGCTGGTGATAGAGACTCCAGGCGGCCAGAAAAAAGTACAAAAATACTGCACGCTGCTTGATCTCCGCCTTCCCGATGATACCCATGTGCGGGTTGATGGGTCGGCCCTGGTCATGCAGCCGGAAAAACGAATCAGTATGCGAATCAGGAATTAG
- a CDS encoding 50S ribosomal protein L6 → MVFERKVEIPEGVTVQMDGSTLRVSGPKGSLSRDMRYPQVTIECTDTEVCVRTESARKRIIAMVGTYAAHANNMFRGVSGGFEYRMKVVYSHFPIQLKLAGNKLEIINFLGEKEPRFARILDGVTVKLGNDEVTVTGNDKDAVGSSAANIETATRIRKRDPRVFQDGIYVVEKV, encoded by the coding sequence ATGGTATTTGAAAGAAAGGTCGAGATTCCCGAGGGTGTCACCGTTCAGATGGACGGTTCGACACTTCGGGTTTCCGGGCCCAAAGGTTCCCTCTCACGCGATATGCGGTATCCGCAGGTGACTATCGAGTGTACTGACACCGAGGTGTGCGTCAGAACGGAGTCGGCCCGGAAACGGATCATCGCGATGGTCGGCACCTATGCGGCGCATGCGAACAATATGTTCAGGGGAGTTTCCGGGGGCTTTGAGTACCGGATGAAGGTGGTATACAGCCACTTTCCGATTCAGCTCAAACTTGCGGGGAACAAGCTCGAGATCATCAATTTCCTTGGTGAAAAAGAACCGCGATTTGCGCGGATTCTTGATGGCGTGACCGTTAAACTCGGAAATGATGAAGTTACCGTTACGGGGAATGACAAGGATGCCGTCGGTTCAAGCGCCGCAAATATCGAGACGGCAACACGCATCCGGAAACGCGATCCGCGTGTTTTCCAGGACGGCATTTATGTCGTGGAGAAGGTGTGA
- a CDS encoding 30S ribosomal protein S8 yields the protein MTRLNPIADALSTIKNASDVGKDGCIVEPASKLFGAMLGIMKENGYVGDFEFIDDGRGGQFRVGLNGRINKCGVITPRYSVKANELEYWETQYLPAKNFGILLISTSKGVLSHETARKNGIGGELLGYVY from the coding sequence ATGACACGACTCAATCCAATCGCTGATGCGTTGAGCACAATCAAAAACGCCTCGGATGTCGGCAAAGACGGGTGTATCGTCGAACCGGCAAGCAAACTCTTCGGCGCGATGCTCGGCATCATGAAGGAAAACGGGTATGTCGGGGACTTTGAGTTCATCGATGACGGACGCGGCGGCCAGTTCCGCGTCGGGCTGAACGGCAGGATCAATAAATGCGGTGTTATCACACCCCGGTACTCCGTGAAAGCGAATGAGCTCGAGTACTGGGAGACCCAGTACCTGCCCGCGAAGAATTTTGGAATTCTCCTTATATCCACGTCGAAAGGCGTTCTGTCGCATGAAACTGCACGTAAAAACGGTATAGGCGGAGAACTGCTGGGATATGTATACTGA
- the rpl19e gene encoding 50S ribosomal protein L19 (interacts with several domains of 23S rRNA) has protein sequence MSDLSNQRRMAAAILKCGVHRVWLDADRMSDIENAISRDDVRGLIDEGAVRARPVVGVSRGRARIKAAKRSYGHCKGAGRRKGAAGARNPSKAQWMRKIRAIRRSLREMRDDETIDRHLYRVMYRKAAGGQFRSVAHMKAQMESIAGRMN, from the coding sequence ATGAGTGACCTGAGTAACCAGCGGCGGATGGCTGCCGCGATCCTGAAGTGCGGCGTTCACCGGGTATGGCTGGATGCCGATCGCATGTCAGATATCGAGAATGCCATCTCCCGCGACGATGTCCGGGGGCTTATTGACGAGGGTGCGGTCCGGGCACGCCCGGTTGTCGGAGTCAGCCGCGGCAGAGCTCGGATCAAGGCAGCGAAACGTTCATACGGGCACTGCAAGGGTGCCGGGCGGCGTAAGGGTGCCGCCGGCGCACGCAATCCGTCAAAGGCACAATGGATGCGGAAGATCCGTGCAATCCGGCGCTCTCTCAGGGAGATGCGGGATGATGAAACGATTGATCGCCACCTCTACCGGGTGATGTACCGCAAGGCTGCCGGTGGGCAGTTTCGCAGTGTTGCGCATATGAAAGCGCAGATGGAATCCATTGCAGGGAGGATGAATTAA
- a CDS encoding 50S ribosomal protein L15, which translates to MPVNKRSKYRGSRTCGGGTHKNRRGAGNRGGRGRAGHRDHRFTHYLLAGLVHNGKHGFVRKQSSPMKVLDIGEIDQIASDLVDAGIAGRDGDAIVLDADRIGIDKILGGGKVTQKLHIQARACSEQARSKIETMGGQITIA; encoded by the coding sequence ATGCCGGTAAACAAACGTTCAAAATACCGGGGTTCCCGGACCTGTGGTGGCGGAACGCACAAAAACCGCCGGGGTGCCGGAAACCGCGGCGGAAGGGGCAGGGCGGGTCATCGTGATCACCGCTTCACCCACTATCTGCTTGCAGGGCTTGTGCACAATGGCAAGCACGGCTTCGTCAGGAAGCAGTCGTCCCCGATGAAAGTGCTCGACATCGGTGAAATCGACCAGATTGCGAGCGATCTCGTCGACGCCGGCATCGCCGGAAGGGACGGGGATGCAATTGTACTGGATGCAGACCGGATCGGTATCGATAAGATACTTGGTGGCGGAAAAGTAACACAGAAGCTGCATATTCAGGCGCGTGCATGTTCCGAGCAGGCACGAAGCAAGATTGAGACCATGGGCGGTCAGATTACGATCGCCTGA